The following proteins come from a genomic window of Achromobacter deleyi:
- a CDS encoding glutathione S-transferase family protein produces the protein MKLYYMPGACSLASHIVLEWIGKPYETHKLSRDELKGPEFLKVNPLGAVPALDDDGFALTQNVAILEYLAEQAPQAKLLGDGSARSRADVRRWLGFINSDIHKTFSMIFGAGRFVSEEGPQQELAASASKILTRLFALLDAQLINQPYLGGEAPSIADAYLYVVLRWAHAKQVDLAGQDHLAAFFKRMEDNAGVKAALKAEGLA, from the coding sequence ATGAAACTGTACTACATGCCTGGCGCGTGCTCGCTCGCCTCCCACATCGTGCTGGAATGGATCGGCAAGCCCTACGAAACGCACAAGCTCAGCCGCGACGAACTCAAGGGCCCCGAGTTCCTGAAGGTCAATCCGCTGGGCGCCGTGCCCGCGCTGGACGACGACGGTTTCGCGCTGACCCAGAACGTGGCGATTCTTGAATACCTGGCCGAACAGGCGCCGCAGGCCAAGCTGCTGGGCGACGGCTCGGCCCGCTCGCGCGCCGACGTGCGCCGCTGGCTCGGCTTCATCAACTCGGACATCCACAAGACCTTCTCGATGATCTTCGGCGCCGGCCGCTTCGTGAGCGAAGAAGGCCCGCAGCAGGAACTGGCCGCCTCGGCGTCCAAGATCCTGACGCGCCTGTTCGCGCTGCTGGACGCCCAGCTCATCAACCAGCCCTACCTGGGCGGCGAGGCGCCGTCGATCGCCGACGCCTACCTCTACGTGGTGCTGCGCTGGGCCCACGCCAAGCAGGTCGACCTGGCGGGCCAGGACCACCTGGCCGCGTTCTTCAAGCGCATGGAAGACAACGCCGGCGTCAAGGCCGCGCTCAAGGCCGAAGGCCTGGCATGA
- a CDS encoding PQQ-dependent sugar dehydrogenase: protein MSMPSRPSAIRRASSLIAFAGAALCAASVWATPQKSPDKPPAGRAQVTVVVGGLEHPWSMAFLPEGGMLITERPGSLRLLRIPGGLSKPLAGVPKVAAQGQGGLLDVALSPGFAQDRYVYLSYAESDGSRSGTAVGRGRLSADATALEDFRVLFRQAPKLSQGLHFGSRLVFDGKGHLFISLGENNQRPTAQELDKLQGKVVRLTVDGAVPPDNPFVGKAGARPEIWSYGHRNPQGMALNPWSGALWEHEHGPRGGDEINLVQPGKNYGWPLATYGINYSGQPIPEAKGETLPGMESPLYWWAKSPAISGMAFYDADRFPAWRHSLFIGALADQDLIRLTLDGDKVVAEERLLGERKARIRDVRQGPDGYVYVLTDASPGELLRLAPAQSGG, encoded by the coding sequence ATGTCCATGCCGTCACGCCCGTCCGCGATCCGTCGCGCCTCGTCCCTGATCGCCTTCGCCGGCGCCGCGCTATGCGCGGCCAGCGTCTGGGCCACCCCGCAGAAAAGTCCCGACAAACCGCCCGCCGGGCGCGCGCAGGTGACGGTGGTGGTGGGCGGCCTGGAACACCCCTGGTCGATGGCCTTCCTGCCCGAGGGCGGCATGCTGATCACCGAGCGCCCCGGCAGCCTGCGGCTGCTGCGCATCCCGGGCGGCCTGTCCAAGCCGCTGGCCGGCGTGCCCAAGGTGGCGGCGCAGGGGCAGGGCGGCCTGCTGGACGTGGCCCTGTCGCCCGGTTTCGCGCAGGACCGCTATGTCTATCTGTCATACGCCGAATCGGATGGCTCGCGCAGCGGCACCGCCGTCGGCCGCGGCCGCCTGTCGGCCGACGCCACCGCGCTGGAGGACTTCCGGGTGCTGTTCCGCCAGGCGCCCAAGCTGTCGCAGGGTCTGCATTTCGGTTCGCGCCTGGTGTTCGACGGCAAGGGCCACCTGTTCATCTCGCTCGGCGAGAACAACCAGCGCCCGACCGCGCAGGAACTCGACAAGCTGCAGGGCAAGGTGGTGCGCCTGACCGTCGACGGCGCGGTGCCGCCCGACAATCCCTTCGTCGGCAAGGCTGGCGCGCGGCCGGAAATCTGGTCGTACGGACATCGCAATCCGCAGGGCATGGCGCTCAATCCGTGGAGCGGCGCGCTGTGGGAGCACGAGCACGGCCCGCGCGGCGGCGACGAGATCAACCTGGTGCAGCCGGGCAAGAACTACGGCTGGCCGCTGGCGACCTACGGCATCAATTACTCCGGCCAGCCGATTCCCGAGGCCAAGGGCGAAACGCTGCCGGGCATGGAATCGCCGCTGTACTGGTGGGCCAAGTCGCCGGCCATCAGCGGCATGGCGTTCTATGATGCCGACCGCTTTCCGGCCTGGCGCCACTCGCTCTTCATCGGCGCGCTGGCCGACCAGGACCTGATCCGGCTGACGCTGGACGGCGACAAGGTGGTGGCTGAGGAACGCCTGCTGGGCGAGCGCAAGGCCCGCATCCGCGACGTGCGGCAGGGGCCGGACGGCTACGTGTACGTGTTGACCGACGCCTCGCCGGGCGAGCTGCTGCGGCTGGCGCCGGCGCAATCGGGAGGATGA
- a CDS encoding Bug family tripartite tricarboxylate transporter substrate binding protein — MQRTFIRSLAALALAATFSAGAQAAGAYPDKPITFIVPSAAGGSPDVLSRLITTQIAKDTGATMVVENRPGAAGNIGIALVKRAAPDGYTVGYGNINTLAVNRSLFKRLPYDVDQDLAPVAHMFDLYNALIVPADSPVKSVQDLIDRARKEPGRLSYGASGVGTTGHMGGELFKSMAKVDVMFIPYNGGPAAIQDLLGGRLDYLFVNTSEATPLVKSGKVRAIGVSSLKRLALMPDVPTLDEAGLKGYETVAWGGVVAPKGTPPEVVAKLNAAVQKALQAPEVRTGLETLGAVPASGAPDEFKLLIDRETAKWKQIIETAGIEKLD; from the coding sequence ATGCAACGCACTTTCATCCGCAGCCTCGCCGCCCTGGCGCTGGCCGCCACCTTCAGCGCCGGCGCGCAGGCCGCCGGCGCCTATCCCGACAAGCCGATCACCTTCATCGTGCCCTCGGCCGCCGGCGGTTCGCCCGACGTGCTGTCGCGCCTGATCACCACCCAGATCGCCAAGGACACCGGCGCCACGATGGTGGTGGAAAACCGTCCGGGCGCCGCCGGCAACATCGGCATCGCGCTGGTCAAGCGCGCCGCCCCCGACGGCTACACCGTGGGCTACGGCAACATCAACACGCTGGCGGTCAACCGCTCGCTGTTCAAGCGCCTGCCCTACGACGTCGACCAGGACCTGGCGCCCGTGGCCCACATGTTCGACCTGTACAACGCGCTGATCGTGCCGGCCGACTCGCCCGTCAAGAGCGTGCAGGACCTGATCGACCGCGCCCGCAAGGAACCCGGCCGCCTGTCGTACGGCGCTTCCGGCGTCGGCACCACCGGCCACATGGGCGGCGAACTGTTCAAGAGCATGGCCAAGGTCGACGTCATGTTCATCCCGTACAACGGCGGCCCCGCGGCCATCCAGGACCTGCTCGGCGGGCGCCTGGACTACCTGTTCGTCAATACCTCCGAGGCCACCCCGCTGGTCAAGAGCGGCAAGGTGCGCGCCATCGGCGTCAGCAGCCTGAAGCGCCTGGCGCTGATGCCCGACGTGCCGACGCTGGACGAAGCCGGCCTGAAGGGCTACGAAACCGTGGCCTGGGGCGGCGTGGTCGCGCCCAAGGGCACCCCGCCCGAGGTCGTCGCCAAGCTCAACGCCGCCGTCCAGAAGGCGCTGCAGGCCCCCGAGGTCCGCACCGGCCTGGAAACGCTGGGCGCGGTGCCCGCCAGCGGCGCCCCGGATGAATTCAAGCTGCTGATCGACCGCGAAACCGCCAAGTGGAAGCAGATCATCGAAACCGCCGGCATCGAGAAACTGGACTGA
- a CDS encoding LysR family transcriptional regulator gives MDEQAYADEVGPSAGRPLNLRQIEVFRAIMMAGSISGAGRMLHVSQPAVSRVLALTETRLGYRLFERVKSRLSPTAEARRLYAEVEQVYGGIQRVNDLAASLGQSGAGMLKIVASASYGQRLVPMALGRFRDRNADARVDYRSVTFDELAAYFLSGQADIGISMRPPDHPNLASTRLATVPVICAVPKGHPLAAHDVVHPEDFASAAWIGYPHDTPLGRALQSFFGGAPACAAAVEVHSPVTACSFVQQGLGPALVDAWCVSPDQTESMVLRPIAPGASVEIWATHSNLSAPPLLARRFLAAVRKILETAAPAMSGA, from the coding sequence ATGGATGAGCAGGCCTATGCCGACGAGGTCGGGCCGAGCGCCGGCCGGCCGCTGAACCTGCGCCAGATCGAGGTGTTCCGCGCCATCATGATGGCCGGCTCGATCAGCGGCGCGGGGCGCATGCTGCACGTGTCGCAACCGGCGGTGAGCCGGGTGCTGGCGCTGACCGAGACGCGCCTGGGTTACCGCCTGTTCGAGCGGGTCAAGAGCCGGCTCTCGCCCACCGCCGAGGCGCGGCGCCTGTACGCCGAGGTCGAGCAGGTCTATGGCGGCATCCAGCGCGTCAACGATCTCGCGGCCAGCCTCGGGCAGTCGGGCGCGGGCATGCTCAAGATCGTGGCCAGCGCCAGCTATGGCCAGCGGCTGGTGCCGATGGCGCTGGGGCGCTTTCGCGACCGCAATGCCGATGCGCGGGTCGACTACCGCAGCGTCACCTTCGATGAGCTGGCGGCGTATTTCCTGTCGGGGCAGGCCGATATCGGCATCTCGATGCGGCCGCCCGATCATCCCAACCTGGCCTCGACCCGGCTGGCGACGGTGCCGGTGATCTGCGCGGTGCCCAAGGGCCATCCGCTGGCCGCGCACGACGTGGTGCATCCGGAGGATTTCGCCTCGGCGGCCTGGATCGGCTATCCGCACGACACGCCGCTGGGACGCGCGCTGCAGTCGTTCTTCGGCGGCGCGCCGGCGTGCGCGGCGGCGGTCGAGGTGCATTCGCCGGTGACGGCCTGTTCGTTCGTGCAGCAGGGCCTGGGCCCGGCCCTGGTGGATGCCTGGTGCGTGTCGCCGGATCAGACCGAAAGCATGGTGCTGCGGCCGATCGCGCCGGGCGCCAGCGTGGAGATCTGGGCCACGCATTCGAACCTGAGCGCGCCGCCGCTGCTGGCGCGGCGCTTCCTGGCGGCGGTCAGGAAGATCCTGGAGACCGCGGCGCCGGCCATGTCCGGGGCCTGA